In Streptomyces sp. NBC_00448, the following are encoded in one genomic region:
- a CDS encoding DUF5685 family protein, producing MFGIIRPCRHRMSEGMAASWLAHLCGLCLALRDGHGQFARVATNYDGLIISVLVEAQSTLTADQRRTAGPCPLRGMRTAPVAKGEGARLAAAVSLVLASAKVRDHVEDGDGAFGRRPVARAARKVARRWDQAGARTGGDLGFDTTLLLDAVGRQGEVEAAAGPGSCVLAVTEPTETATAAAFAHTAVLAGRPGNTAPLQEAGRLFGRLAHLLDAVEDLAEDARTGAWNPLTATGTDLTEARRLCDDARHGIRLALRDVDFADTASARLAHTLLVHELERSVDRAFGAGNCPHGPAAQDGNPYTGNPYTGSPYAPGAPNQQPYPPGQPGAPGGPGGFPPPPEPPRRRGLLAGCLVYTGLCCTCRLCCTDHEDAWTGRPRESWCSSCGDCADCGDCCQCCECGDCCDCCDCGCGCDC from the coding sequence GTGTTCGGAATCATTCGGCCTTGCCGGCATCGGATGTCGGAGGGCATGGCGGCTTCATGGCTGGCGCATCTGTGCGGTCTGTGCCTCGCCTTGCGCGACGGACATGGGCAGTTCGCCCGTGTCGCTACTAATTACGACGGTCTGATCATCTCTGTGCTGGTGGAGGCGCAGTCCACGCTCACCGCCGACCAGCGACGCACCGCGGGGCCCTGCCCGCTGCGCGGCATGCGCACCGCGCCCGTCGCGAAGGGCGAGGGCGCCCGGCTGGCCGCGGCGGTCTCGCTGGTGCTGGCGTCGGCGAAGGTGCGCGACCATGTCGAGGACGGGGACGGCGCGTTCGGCCGCCGCCCCGTCGCTCGCGCGGCTCGCAAGGTCGCCCGCCGCTGGGACCAGGCCGGCGCGCGGACCGGCGGCGACCTCGGCTTCGACACCACGCTGCTGCTCGACGCGGTCGGCCGGCAGGGCGAGGTCGAAGCCGCGGCCGGGCCCGGCAGTTGCGTGCTGGCCGTCACCGAACCCACCGAGACCGCCACCGCCGCGGCCTTCGCCCACACCGCGGTCCTCGCCGGCCGGCCGGGCAACACCGCCCCGCTTCAGGAGGCCGGACGGCTGTTCGGCCGCCTCGCCCACCTCCTCGACGCGGTCGAGGACCTGGCCGAGGATGCCCGAACAGGCGCCTGGAACCCGCTCACCGCCACCGGCACCGACCTCACCGAGGCCCGGCGACTGTGCGACGACGCCCGCCACGGCATCCGGCTCGCCCTCCGTGACGTCGACTTCGCCGACACCGCCTCGGCCCGGCTGGCCCACACCCTGCTCGTCCACGAACTGGAACGCTCCGTGGACCGGGCGTTCGGCGCAGGCAACTGCCCGCACGGCCCGGCGGCGCAGGACGGCAACCCGTACACCGGGAACCCGTACACCGGCAGCCCCTACGCACCGGGTGCGCCGAACCAGCAGCCCTACCCGCCCGGGCAGCCGGGTGCACCGGGCGGCCCCGGAGGCTTCCCGCCGCCGCCCGAACCGCCGCGCCGCCGCGGCCTGCTCGCCGGTTGCCTGGTCTACACCGGCCTGTGCTGCACCTGCCGGCTGTGCTGCACCGACCACGAGGACGCCTGGACCGGCCGGCCGCGCGAGTCCTGGTGCAGTTCCTGTGGGGACTGCGCTGACTGCGGCGACTGCTGCCAGTGCTGCGAATGTGGCGACTGCTGCGATTGCTGCGACTGCGGGTGCGGGTGCGACTGCTGA
- a CDS encoding acyl-CoA dehydrogenase family protein: MSPASRAPFDPYDPLGLDDLLTAEDRAVRDSVRGWAADRVLPHVAGWYERGELPEIRELARELGSLGALGMQLTGYGCAGASAVQYGLACLELEAADSGIRSLVSVQGSLAMYAIHRYGSAGQKERWLPSMAAGEVIGCFGLTEPDHGSDPAGMRTRAVRDGSDWVLDGRKMWITNGSVAGVAVVWAATEEGVRGFVVPTDTPGFSAPEIRHKWSLRASVTSELVLDGLRLPADAVLPEVTGLRGPLSCLNHARYGIVWGAMGAARASFEAALEYARGREQFGRPIGAFQLTQAKLADMAVELHKGILLAHHLGRRMDTGTLRPEQVSFGKLNNVREAIEICRTARTILGANGISLEYPVMRHATNLESVLTYEGTVEMHQLVLGKALTGFDAFRG; this comes from the coding sequence ATGTCCCCAGCGTCCAGGGCGCCCTTCGACCCGTACGACCCGCTGGGTCTGGACGATCTGCTCACCGCCGAGGACCGCGCGGTGCGCGACAGCGTGCGCGGGTGGGCCGCCGACCGGGTGCTGCCCCACGTGGCCGGCTGGTACGAGCGCGGCGAACTGCCCGAGATCCGCGAACTCGCGCGTGAACTCGGTTCCCTCGGCGCTCTCGGCATGCAGCTGACCGGTTACGGCTGCGCGGGCGCGAGCGCGGTGCAGTACGGCCTGGCCTGCCTGGAACTGGAGGCCGCCGACTCCGGCATCCGCTCGCTGGTGTCGGTGCAGGGCTCGCTCGCGATGTACGCCATCCACCGCTACGGCTCGGCCGGGCAGAAGGAGCGCTGGCTGCCGTCGATGGCCGCGGGCGAGGTGATCGGCTGCTTCGGGCTGACCGAGCCGGACCACGGCTCCGACCCGGCGGGCATGCGCACCCGGGCGGTCCGGGACGGCTCGGACTGGGTGCTCGACGGCCGCAAGATGTGGATCACCAACGGGTCGGTCGCGGGGGTGGCCGTGGTCTGGGCGGCGACCGAGGAGGGGGTGCGCGGCTTCGTCGTCCCCACCGACACCCCCGGGTTCTCCGCCCCGGAGATCCGTCACAAGTGGAGCCTGCGGGCCTCGGTGACCAGCGAGCTGGTGCTGGACGGCCTACGGCTGCCCGCGGACGCGGTACTCCCCGAGGTCACCGGCCTGCGCGGCCCGCTGAGCTGCCTCAACCACGCGCGCTACGGCATCGTGTGGGGGGCGATGGGTGCGGCCCGGGCGAGCTTCGAGGCGGCGCTGGAGTACGCGCGCGGGCGGGAGCAGTTCGGCCGGCCGATCGGCGCCTTCCAGCTCACCCAGGCGAAGCTCGCCGACATGGCGGTCGAACTGCACAAGGGCATCCTGCTCGCCCACCACCTCGGGCGGCGGATGGACACGGGCACGCTGCGCCCGGAGCAGGTCAGTTTCGGCAAGCTCAACAACGTGCGCGAGGCGATCGAGATCTGCCGCACCGCGCGCACCATCCTGGGCGCCAACGGCATCTCGCTGGAGTACCCGGTGATGCGGCACGCGACCAACCTGGAGTCCGTGCTCACCTACGAGGGCACGGTGGAGATGCACCAACTCGTACTGGGCAAGGCACTCACGGGTTTCGATGCCTTCCGCGGGTGA
- a CDS encoding ArsR/SmtB family transcription factor: MTATDPLLRALAHPLRLRMVSLVWNVPLSAAELARELGVSHALASQHLRRLDAVGLVELAEVRSNRGGRERRYRAVHASPLSDQRHEAAPLLAEALAHNMRDRAARRAPDAEGVTSDLELWVAPEVWDGFRRRLAALFDELHDAAQAPHAAGTVGIGASVMAFPLAEPDSRNSGHPEE, translated from the coding sequence ATGACGGCGACCGACCCCCTCCTGCGCGCCCTGGCCCACCCGCTGCGACTGCGGATGGTCTCCCTGGTCTGGAACGTGCCGCTGTCGGCCGCCGAACTCGCCCGCGAACTGGGCGTATCGCACGCTCTGGCCAGTCAGCACCTGCGCCGGCTGGACGCGGTCGGGCTGGTCGAACTCGCCGAGGTGCGGTCCAACCGCGGCGGCAGGGAACGGCGTTATCGCGCGGTGCACGCCTCGCCGCTGTCCGACCAGCGGCACGAGGCCGCCCCGCTGCTCGCGGAGGCGCTCGCCCACAACATGCGGGATCGCGCGGCGCGGCGGGCACCGGACGCGGAAGGCGTCACGTCGGACCTGGAGTTGTGGGTGGCACCGGAGGTGTGGGACGGCTTCCGGCGGCGACTGGCCGCGCTGTTCGACGAGTTGCACGACGCCGCCCAGGCACCGCACGCCGCGGGCACGGTCGGTATCGGGGCGTCCGTGATGGCATTTCCGCTGGCGGAGCCGGACTCGCGAAACTCCGGCCACCCGGAAGAGTGA
- a CDS encoding PPOX class F420-dependent oxidoreductase → MSPAPATSPLLDLLKEQRNGVLVTLKKDGRPQLSNVTFIYDESTRYIRVSATDSRAKTRNLRRDPRASFYVTTPDLGAYLVAEGEAELTPVAADPHDATVDELVEIYRAIAGEHPDWEEYRAAMVADGRLVIRLRADRAYGWGRTQGGTSGALD, encoded by the coding sequence ATGAGCCCGGCCCCCGCCACCAGCCCGCTGCTGGACCTGCTCAAGGAACAGCGGAACGGAGTGCTCGTCACCCTCAAGAAGGACGGCAGGCCCCAGCTGTCCAACGTGACGTTCATCTACGACGAATCGACCCGGTACATCCGCGTCTCGGCCACCGACAGCCGGGCCAAGACCCGTAATCTGCGCCGCGATCCGCGGGCGAGCTTCTATGTCACGACCCCCGACCTGGGCGCGTACCTGGTCGCCGAGGGAGAGGCGGAGCTGACCCCGGTGGCCGCCGATCCGCACGACGCCACCGTCGACGAGTTGGTCGAGATCTATCGAGCGATCGCCGGTGAGCATCCGGACTGGGAGGAGTACCGCGCGGCGATGGTGGCCGACGGGAGGCTGGTCATACGCCTGCGAGCCGACCGTGCCTACGGCTGGGGCCGCACGCAGGGCGGCACGAGCGGCGCCCTGGACTAG
- a CDS encoding MFS transporter yields MTRPVSRWTILVVLCASLLIVALDATVLHVAVPALTEDLRPGSQDLLWIVDAYPLIAASLLILFGTLGDRIGRRRVLLIGYALFGAASAMAAFAPTPDILIAARALLGAGGAMIMPATLSILRQVFPDRRERATAIGVWSAVAAVGAAVGPVLGGFLVEHFWWGSVFLVNIPLMAVMLPLGRVLLPESRGCGDGPWDVVGAAAAALGILGAVFGVKRFGAGAAPVDPTVWVPLLLGLALLVFFVRRQRRLAHPLIDVRMFAQAAFSTSVGCIVLAMLALVGLELIAVQYLQLVLGLSPLDTGLRLLPLTFAAMAGGLAGSRALTRFGPRRMVGGGFLLTALAVLSLTAMGQQDRPMLLTVVFVALGFGLEATLFGAYESMLSQAPAHRAGGAAAVGETAYQLGAGLGIALLGSVMNAVYAPRAPGISAADTTAADQSLGGAYDVADRVGGAPGAALRHAARHSFVHGLHVTLVVSVVLLLSGAWAARRLPPVMECRVGEERLPGAESAAENVLPGRPGRPGTEPAADPVAPPAGERPWPVHAERSAVRSSSAPPGAVRSGRARD; encoded by the coding sequence ATGACGCGGCCGGTCAGCCGCTGGACCATCCTCGTCGTGCTGTGCGCGAGCCTGCTGATCGTCGCGCTGGACGCCACCGTGTTGCATGTGGCGGTCCCCGCGCTCACCGAGGATCTGCGGCCCGGCTCACAGGACCTGCTGTGGATCGTCGACGCGTACCCGCTGATCGCCGCGTCGCTGCTGATCCTCTTCGGCACGCTCGGGGACCGGATCGGCCGCCGCCGGGTGCTGCTGATCGGCTACGCGCTCTTCGGCGCCGCCTCGGCGATGGCCGCCTTCGCGCCCACTCCGGACATCCTGATCGCCGCTCGTGCGCTGCTCGGCGCCGGCGGTGCGATGATCATGCCCGCCACGCTGTCGATCCTGCGGCAGGTCTTCCCCGACCGGCGCGAGCGGGCGACGGCGATCGGCGTGTGGAGCGCGGTCGCCGCGGTCGGGGCCGCGGTCGGGCCGGTGCTCGGCGGCTTCCTGGTGGAGCACTTCTGGTGGGGCTCGGTCTTCCTGGTCAACATCCCGCTGATGGCCGTGATGCTGCCGCTCGGCCGGGTGCTGCTGCCCGAGTCGCGCGGCTGCGGCGACGGCCCCTGGGACGTGGTGGGCGCGGCGGCGGCCGCCCTGGGCATCCTGGGCGCGGTCTTCGGGGTCAAGCGGTTCGGCGCCGGCGCGGCCCCCGTGGACCCCACGGTCTGGGTGCCGCTGCTGCTCGGCCTAGCCCTGCTGGTGTTCTTCGTCCGGCGCCAGCGCCGCCTCGCACACCCGCTGATCGACGTGCGGATGTTCGCCCAGGCGGCCTTCTCCACCTCGGTGGGCTGCATCGTGCTGGCCATGCTGGCGCTGGTCGGGCTGGAACTGATCGCGGTGCAGTACCTCCAGCTCGTGCTCGGCCTGAGCCCGCTGGACACCGGGCTGCGCCTGCTGCCGCTCACCTTCGCCGCGATGGCCGGCGGGCTGGCGGGCTCGCGGGCGCTGACCCGCTTCGGGCCGCGCCGGATGGTCGGCGGCGGCTTCCTGCTCACGGCGCTGGCCGTGCTCTCGCTGACCGCGATGGGTCAGCAGGACCGCCCCATGCTGCTCACCGTCGTCTTCGTCGCGCTGGGCTTCGGCCTGGAGGCCACCTTGTTCGGGGCGTACGAGTCGATGCTCAGCCAGGCGCCCGCGCACCGGGCGGGCGGCGCGGCCGCGGTCGGCGAGACCGCGTACCAACTCGGCGCCGGACTGGGCATCGCGCTGCTCGGCAGTGTGATGAACGCCGTCTACGCGCCGCGCGCCCCCGGGATCAGCGCCGCCGACACCACTGCGGCCGACCAGTCCCTGGGCGGTGCGTACGACGTGGCCGACCGGGTCGGCGGCGCCCCGGGCGCGGCGCTGCGACACGCCGCACGGCACTCCTTCGTGCACGGCCTGCATGTGACGCTCGTGGTCAGCGTGGTGCTGCTGCTGTCGGGCGCGTGGGCGGCGAGGCGGCTGCCGCCGGTGATGGAGTGCAGGGTGGGCGAGGAGCGCCTGCCGGGTGCCGAGTCCGCGGCGGAGAACGTCCTCCCTGGTCGCCCTGGCCGTCCCGGCACGGAACCTGCCGCCGATCCAGTGGCGCCTCCCGCCGGGGAACGGCCGTGGCCGGTGCACGCCGAGCGCTCCGCCGTACGCTCCTCCTCCGCGCCCCCGGGCGCCGTACGCTCTGGACGGGCGAGGGACTGA
- a CDS encoding cell division protein SepF, with protein sequence MGSVRRASAWLGLVDDNGGEGYYDEEYADYGEGPERADTWVTDPRVRIATESAEGEGRRIATVTPDGFRDARGIGELFRDGVPVIVNLTAMEPSDAKRVVDFAAGLTFGLRGSIERVATRVFLLTPADYSVMNADSRRGGDGFFNQN encoded by the coding sequence ATGGGTTCGGTTCGACGGGCGAGTGCCTGGCTTGGCCTCGTCGACGACAACGGCGGCGAGGGTTACTACGACGAGGAGTACGCCGACTACGGCGAGGGCCCGGAGCGCGCCGACACGTGGGTGACCGACCCGCGGGTTCGGATCGCCACCGAGTCGGCCGAGGGGGAGGGCCGGCGGATCGCCACGGTGACGCCCGACGGCTTCCGGGACGCGCGCGGTATCGGTGAGTTGTTCCGAGACGGCGTGCCGGTGATCGTCAACCTCACCGCGATGGAGCCCTCCGACGCCAAGCGCGTCGTGGACTTCGCCGCCGGGTTGACCTTCGGCCTGCGCGGGTCCATCGAGCGGGTGGCCACCCGGGTGTTCCTGCTGACCCCGGCCGACTACTCCGTGATGAACGCCGACTCCCGCCGCGGTGGCGACGGCTTCTTCAACCAGAACTGA
- the der gene encoding ribosome biogenesis GTPase Der has product MDQGYEHGDADALGDAEYAEFMQLAEEEGFDPEEVADDLAEAGHGPLPVLAVVGRPNVGKSTLVNRIIGRREAVVEDRPGVTRDRVSYEANWNGRRFKLVDTGGWEQDVLGIDASVAAQAEFAIEAADAVVFVVDATVGATDTDEAVVKLLRRAGKPVVLAANKVDGPSGEADAYALWSLGLGEPHPISSLHGRGTGDLLDAIMEALPEAPAMTFGEALGGPRRVALIGRPNVGKSSLLNKVAGSDRVVVNEVAGTTRDPVDELIQLGGVTWKFIDTAGIRRRVHLTEGADYYASLRTAAALEKAEVAVILVDASETLTEQDTRIISMAVEAGRAVVIAYNKWDLMEEERRYYLEREIERDLVQVQWAPRVNVSARTGRHMEKLVPAIETALAGWETRVPTGRLNVFLGELVSGHPHPIRGGKQPRILFGTQAGTRPPRFVLFASGFLEAGYRRFVERRLREEFGFEGTPIQVSVRVREKRGRKK; this is encoded by the coding sequence ATGGACCAGGGATACGAACACGGCGACGCCGACGCGCTCGGCGACGCCGAATACGCCGAGTTCATGCAGCTCGCCGAGGAGGAGGGCTTCGACCCGGAGGAGGTCGCCGACGACCTCGCGGAGGCCGGCCACGGCCCGCTTCCGGTGCTCGCGGTCGTCGGCCGACCCAATGTCGGCAAGTCGACACTGGTGAACCGGATCATCGGCCGCCGCGAGGCCGTCGTGGAGGACCGCCCCGGCGTCACCCGCGACCGCGTCAGCTACGAGGCGAACTGGAACGGCCGGCGCTTCAAGCTGGTCGACACCGGCGGCTGGGAGCAGGACGTGCTCGGCATCGACGCGTCCGTTGCCGCGCAGGCCGAGTTCGCGATCGAGGCGGCCGACGCGGTGGTCTTCGTGGTCGACGCGACCGTGGGCGCCACCGACACCGACGAGGCGGTCGTGAAGCTGCTGCGCCGGGCCGGCAAGCCCGTGGTGCTGGCCGCCAACAAGGTGGACGGCCCCTCCGGCGAGGCCGACGCGTACGCGCTGTGGAGCCTCGGCCTGGGCGAGCCCCACCCGATCTCGTCGCTGCACGGCCGCGGCACCGGCGACCTGCTGGACGCGATCATGGAGGCGCTGCCCGAGGCGCCCGCGATGACCTTCGGCGAGGCCCTCGGCGGCCCGCGCCGGGTCGCGCTGATCGGCCGCCCCAACGTCGGCAAGTCGTCGCTGCTGAACAAGGTGGCCGGCAGCGACCGGGTGGTCGTCAACGAGGTCGCGGGCACCACCCGCGACCCGGTCGACGAGCTGATCCAGCTCGGCGGCGTGACCTGGAAGTTCATCGACACCGCGGGCATCCGGCGGCGGGTGCACCTCACCGAGGGCGCCGACTACTACGCCTCCCTGCGCACCGCGGCTGCGCTGGAGAAGGCCGAGGTCGCGGTGATCCTGGTCGACGCGAGCGAGACGCTCACCGAGCAGGACACCCGGATCATCTCGATGGCGGTCGAGGCCGGCCGGGCCGTCGTCATCGCGTACAACAAGTGGGACCTGATGGAGGAGGAGCGCCGCTACTACCTGGAACGCGAGATCGAGCGCGACCTCGTCCAGGTGCAGTGGGCGCCCCGGGTCAACGTCTCGGCACGGACCGGGCGGCACATGGAGAAGCTGGTCCCGGCGATCGAGACCGCGCTGGCCGGCTGGGAGACCCGGGTGCCGACCGGACGGCTGAACGTGTTCCTCGGCGAGCTGGTCTCCGGCCACCCGCACCCGATCCGCGGGGGCAAGCAGCCGCGCATCCTGTTCGGCACCCAGGCGGGCACCCGGCCGCCGCGCTTCGTGCTCTTCGCGTCCGGCTTCCTGGAGGCGGGCTACCGCCGGTTCGTCGAGCGCCGACTGCGCGAGGAGTTCGGCTTCGAGGGCACGCCGATCCAGGTGTCGGTGCGGGTGCGGGAGAAGCGGGGCCGGAAGAAGTAA
- a CDS encoding I78 family peptidase inhibitor, translating into MGPLPNPPDRNPDDDLDAYVGLTAAEAEARARERGWTTLRSLPPGTVVTMEYVLGRLNFIVAEGRVQRCWLG; encoded by the coding sequence ATGGGACCGCTACCGAACCCGCCTGACCGGAATCCGGACGACGACCTCGACGCCTATGTCGGCCTCACCGCGGCGGAAGCGGAAGCCCGGGCCCGGGAGCGCGGCTGGACCACGCTCCGCAGCCTGCCGCCCGGGACGGTGGTGACGATGGAGTACGTCCTCGGGCGGCTGAACTTCATCGTGGCCGAGGGCCGTGTGCAGCGCTGCTGGCTTGGCTGA
- a CDS encoding phosphatase PAP2 family protein has product MSRTRVWLFGLTVASYVAIVVGVVTTSKLVTLDWQVMLWRPYKQWPQIHAFLDYFVVLGQRGPTAVMVLAWLGWRAWRHRTLHPLLVLGTSLLLLNITVGAVKYGLGRLGPHYATTVGSAEMFAGGDIFPSGHTANAVVTWGVLAYLATTPRARRWGSIASALLALGVGATTVYLGTHWVSDVLLGWAAGLLILLALPWFEPFMAKAEDWITGGWHRVRGRRTRRTAPGTALPAAPALPGRPSGGGEPDRETVGSTAQVTAPSGASAAPVGPSAVTAPAGVAASSAPSASVSSAAVSATSTAPGGGHTPSRPPTVRGERTPPGAVGSRRRPVDRQSARPVPPLSQASSAAHGPRPR; this is encoded by the coding sequence ATGAGTCGAACACGTGTGTGGCTGTTCGGCCTCACCGTCGCCTCCTACGTCGCGATCGTGGTCGGCGTGGTCACCACCTCGAAGCTGGTGACGCTCGACTGGCAGGTCATGCTGTGGCGCCCCTACAAGCAGTGGCCGCAGATTCACGCGTTCCTGGACTACTTCGTCGTCCTCGGCCAGCGCGGCCCCACCGCCGTGATGGTGCTCGCCTGGCTCGGCTGGCGCGCCTGGCGCCACCGCACCCTGCACCCCCTGCTGGTGCTCGGCACCTCGCTGCTGCTGCTCAACATCACCGTGGGGGCCGTGAAATACGGCCTCGGCCGGCTCGGTCCGCATTACGCGACGACCGTCGGCTCCGCGGAGATGTTCGCCGGCGGCGATATATTTCCTTCCGGGCATACCGCCAATGCGGTGGTGACCTGGGGCGTACTGGCCTATCTCGCCACAACTCCGCGAGCCCGGCGCTGGGGTTCGATCGCCAGTGCGCTGCTGGCGCTCGGCGTCGGCGCGACCACCGTCTACCTGGGAACCCACTGGGTGAGCGATGTGCTGCTCGGGTGGGCGGCGGGGCTGCTGATCCTGCTGGCGCTGCCGTGGTTCGAGCCGTTCATGGCCAAGGCCGAGGACTGGATCACCGGCGGCTGGCACCGCGTCCGAGGCCGGCGCACACGGCGTACGGCTCCGGGGACGGCGCTGCCGGCCGCTCCCGCCCTGCCCGGCCGCCCCAGCGGGGGCGGCGAGCCGGACCGCGAGACGGTGGGCTCGACCGCGCAGGTCACCGCGCCGTCCGGCGCCTCGGCCGCGCCCGTGGGGCCCTCCGCCGTCACCGCGCCCGCGGGTGTCGCCGCGTCCTCGGCTCCCTCGGCGTCCGTGTCGTCGGCGGCCGTCTCGGCAACGTCCACGGCGCCCGGCGGCGGGCACACCCCGAGCCGTCCGCCCACGGTGCGCGGCGAGCGCACTCCTCCCGGCGCGGTCGGCTCCCGCCGGCGGCCGGTGGACCGGCAGTCGGCCCGCCCGGTGCCGCCACTCAGCCAAGCCAGCAGCGCTGCACACGGCCCTCGGCCACGATGA
- a CDS encoding helix-turn-helix transcriptional regulator — MLETSARLLRLLSLLQSRRDWTGPELAERLEITARTVRRDVERLRALGYPVHATPGTAGGYRLGAGAALPPLLLDDEEAVAVALCLRTGAVGGVEGIEETSARALTKLEQVLPSRLRHRVQAMQAVTVRPAPATATVRQEVLTSIGAACRDRERLRFDYLDHGGAGSRRTVEPYRLVHHGRRWYLLAFDTDRDDWRTFRVDRIEPKSPTGPRFTPRELPDDAASYVAEGVTSRAYRFQARVVLHAPLETIAVLAWSGFGSLTARGPDTCELTTGFESMDALAMFIGMTGVEFEVKEPPELASHLATVSGRLARAARRGEPGDGP; from the coding sequence ATGCTGGAAACGTCGGCACGCCTGCTGCGTCTGCTCTCCCTCCTCCAGTCGCGTCGTGACTGGACGGGACCCGAACTTGCCGAGCGCTTGGAGATCACCGCCCGCACGGTCCGGCGGGACGTCGAACGGCTGCGTGCGCTCGGCTACCCCGTCCACGCCACCCCCGGCACAGCGGGTGGCTACCGGCTGGGTGCGGGCGCCGCCCTGCCGCCGCTGCTGCTCGACGACGAGGAGGCCGTCGCGGTGGCGCTGTGCCTGCGGACCGGCGCGGTCGGCGGCGTCGAGGGCATCGAGGAGACCTCGGCGCGGGCGCTGACCAAGCTGGAGCAGGTCCTGCCGTCACGGCTGCGGCACCGGGTGCAGGCGATGCAGGCCGTCACTGTGCGCCCCGCGCCCGCCACGGCGACGGTCCGCCAGGAAGTGCTGACCTCCATCGGCGCCGCCTGCCGGGACCGTGAACGGCTGCGGTTCGACTACCTCGACCACGGCGGCGCCGGCAGCCGCCGCACTGTCGAGCCCTACCGGCTGGTCCATCACGGCCGTCGCTGGTACCTCCTCGCGTTCGACACCGACCGGGACGACTGGCGGACTTTTCGCGTGGACCGGATCGAGCCCAAGTCGCCCACCGGCCCGCGCTTCACCCCGCGTGAACTTCCCGACGACGCGGCTTCCTATGTCGCCGAGGGCGTCACCTCCCGTGCCTACCGCTTCCAGGCCAGGGTGGTGCTGCACGCGCCCTTGGAGACCATCGCCGTACTCGCCTGGTCCGGTTTCGGCTCCCTCACGGCACGGGGGCCCGACACCTGCGAACTGACCACCGGATTCGAGTCAATGGACGCGCTGGCGATGTTCATCGGCATGACCGGGGTGGAGTTCGAGGTGAAGGAGCCACCCGAACTGGCCTCGCACCTGGCGACTGTGTCCGGCCGGCTGGCCCGCGCGGCGCGACGCGGAGAGCCGGGCGACGGACCCTAG
- a CDS encoding LysM peptidoglycan-binding domain-containing protein: MEPGAQGAWPERPAWPAQDVPRGEAWGAAGRSRHLGGVRRITLARIRGPRAAAAVAVLGACALLPLVTQPAAAAPAAQKSAVAPGRSRPADPAAPAASTVPLATAMSAAAAPAAAHAAAAPAVAAAATTHASPTTAAAPRVVTFTRQRSVWDDLAMCESSGNWQINSGNSFYGGLQFWQPTWELFGGLKYARRADLATPQHQIDIAEAVLRVQGWSAWPACSRRIGMSGFKHIVHTVQPDETLAGIARSYDVDGGWQRLYELNKSLIGSDPNRLLPGAVLTVN, from the coding sequence GTGGAGCCCGGGGCGCAGGGGGCGTGGCCGGAGCGCCCGGCCTGGCCCGCCCAGGACGTCCCGCGGGGCGAGGCGTGGGGCGCCGCGGGCCGCTCGCGCCACCTCGGCGGCGTCCGCCGTATCACCCTCGCGCGCATCCGCGGCCCGCGTGCCGCCGCCGCGGTCGCCGTGCTCGGCGCGTGCGCCCTGCTCCCGCTGGTGACCCAGCCCGCCGCCGCGGCACCCGCCGCCCAGAAGTCCGCGGTGGCCCCCGGCCGTTCGCGGCCCGCCGACCCCGCGGCCCCTGCGGCCTCTACGGTCCCGCTCGCCACTGCGATGTCCGCCGCTGCCGCTCCGGCTGCTGCTCATGCCGCTGCCGCGCCTGCCGTCGCCGCTGCCGCTACCACCCACGCCTCGCCGACGACCGCCGCGGCCCCGCGCGTGGTCACGTTCACCCGGCAGCGCTCGGTCTGGGACGACCTGGCGATGTGCGAGAGCAGCGGCAACTGGCAGATCAACAGCGGCAACAGCTTCTACGGCGGCCTCCAGTTCTGGCAGCCCACCTGGGAGTTGTTCGGCGGCCTGAAGTACGCGCGTCGCGCGGACCTGGCCACGCCCCAGCACCAGATCGACATCGCCGAGGCGGTGCTGCGGGTGCAGGGCTGGAGCGCCTGGCCGGCGTGCTCGCGGCGCATCGGGATGAGCGGCTTCAAGCACATCGTGCACACCGTGCAGCCCGATGAGACCCTGGCGGGCATCGCCCGCTCCTACGACGTGGACGGCGGCTGGCAGCGGCTGTACGAGCTCAACAAGAGCCTGATCGGTTCCGATCCGAACCGGCTGCTGCCGGGAGCGGTCCTCACCGTCAACTGA